A window of Acinetobacter sp. 10FS3-1 contains these coding sequences:
- the pglX gene encoding BREX-1 system adenine-specific DNA-methyltransferase PglX: MNTSNIKKYAPQARNDFIAAMRKQAAKYGITADSILPAEQKGDLLLIGDQVFPLSVMKPRDKLIKRIQATSFEQTIDYIAYSWFNRLCAIRYMECKGLLDHGRRVLSSADGSAGLPQILEECLDIELPNLDASRVAELKLDGNKDEELYRELLLAQCHALNQVMPLLFEQVSDESELLLPDNLTKTDSLIRDLVSSIPEEDWSDVQIIGWLYQFYISEKKDQVIGKVVKSEDIPAATQLFTPNWIVKYLVQNSVGRLWLMAQPDSTLASEWEYYIQPAEQSDEVNAQLKQLIDVRISEDGDTLNPESITVLDPACGSGHILVEAYDCLKAIYLERGYRSRDIPRLILENNLYGIDIDTRAAQLSSFALLMKAREDDRRLFSNPPKLNIIALRDSQPERLDAFSQDLASTGIAQTDLKELLDLFEHASTFGSLIQIPVAFAKKLPELESKLNTALESGDIFAQQSAQELLPLVKQAKLLAKQYDAVIANPPYMGSKGMNTALKDFAKKKFPDSKSDLFAMFIERGFNWCKDSGFNSMVTMQSWMFLSSYEAMREKLLKDRTLSNMVHMGNGVMGIAFGTAATVMLNKHISDYEGSFSYCENDDVNEDGVPESFPVQNERLKTAKPDDFKKIPGSPIAYWISLKFNNCFEKLPLISNEASAVCGMTTGENALYVREWSEIDFQKFGKEFLSSNDAMASQLKWFPYAKGGSYRKWYGNAENVVNWEKDGQEIIASGRAYPRARSRYFKPSVSWSFISSSYFGARQQPNGFIFDMAGCSLFPQDEKNLAFYTALLCSKSASAFLKIINPTLNYQVNNVGSIPVPKNIDTKLVSEISTKCVLIAKTDWDSYETSWDFTQNPILRTQQPNLEQAFNTWQQQNADAVAEMKRLEEENNKLFIDAYGLQDELTPDVPDEQITLTRADREKDSQRLVSYALGCMMGRYSLDEAGLIYAHAGNQNFDASRYRTFPADADGIIPLTEMHWFEDDATHRIQEFLTAVWGKDTLDANMLWLAESLDKKASETAEDTIRRYLASKFYKDHMQTYKKRPIYWLFSSGKQGAFQALVYLHRYNESTLARMRTEYVMPLISKMAAYANSLETDKENSDSAAEIKRIEKKLQDLHKQQAELSSFEEKLRHYADQRISLDLDDGVKVNYGKFGDLLANVKDITGDKSQ; this comes from the coding sequence ATGAATACCAGTAATATTAAAAAATACGCACCGCAAGCACGAAATGATTTTATCGCAGCCATGCGCAAGCAGGCCGCCAAATACGGCATCACCGCAGACAGCATTTTACCGGCAGAACAGAAAGGGGATTTGCTGCTGATTGGCGATCAGGTTTTTCCGCTATCCGTCATGAAACCACGTGACAAGCTGATCAAACGTATTCAAGCAACTAGCTTTGAGCAGACGATTGATTATATCGCTTACAGTTGGTTTAACCGTCTCTGTGCGATTCGTTACATGGAATGCAAAGGCTTACTGGATCATGGTCGCCGTGTACTGAGTAGTGCCGATGGTAGTGCAGGCTTGCCGCAGATTCTGGAAGAATGTCTGGACATTGAGCTACCGAATTTAGATGCAAGCCGTGTGGCTGAACTCAAGCTGGATGGCAATAAAGACGAAGAACTGTATCGGGAGCTATTACTGGCTCAGTGTCATGCGTTGAATCAGGTGATGCCGTTGCTGTTCGAACAGGTTTCTGATGAGTCAGAACTGTTATTACCGGATAACCTGACCAAAACCGACTCCTTGATTCGTGATCTGGTTAGCAGCATTCCGGAAGAAGACTGGTCGGATGTGCAAATTATTGGCTGGTTGTATCAATTCTATATTTCTGAAAAGAAAGACCAGGTGATTGGTAAAGTCGTCAAGAGTGAAGACATTCCTGCAGCGACACAGTTATTCACCCCAAACTGGATTGTAAAATATCTGGTACAGAATAGTGTCGGTCGTTTATGGCTGATGGCACAGCCTGATAGTACGCTTGCTAGTGAGTGGGAATACTATATTCAGCCTGCTGAGCAAAGTGATGAAGTCAATGCACAGTTAAAACAGCTGATTGATGTGCGGATCAGTGAAGATGGCGATACTTTAAACCCTGAAAGTATTACGGTGCTGGATCCAGCCTGTGGTTCGGGGCATATTCTGGTGGAAGCTTATGATTGCTTAAAAGCGATTTATTTAGAGCGTGGTTACCGTAGCCGCGATATTCCACGGTTGATTCTAGAAAATAACCTATACGGCATTGATATTGATACTCGTGCGGCACAGCTCTCTAGTTTTGCGCTATTGATGAAAGCACGTGAGGACGACCGCCGTTTATTTAGCAATCCACCGAAGCTCAATATTATTGCGTTGCGGGATAGTCAGCCTGAGCGTTTGGATGCATTCAGTCAGGATTTGGCAAGTACTGGTATTGCTCAGACAGATTTAAAAGAACTGCTGGACCTATTTGAACATGCTTCGACCTTCGGTTCTTTGATTCAAATTCCTGTAGCATTTGCTAAAAAATTGCCTGAATTAGAAAGTAAGCTAAACACAGCTTTAGAATCAGGGGATATTTTTGCGCAACAGTCAGCACAAGAGCTGTTACCTTTAGTCAAGCAAGCCAAATTACTCGCTAAACAATATGATGCTGTAATTGCCAATCCGCCGTATATGGGCAGTAAGGGCATGAATACAGCACTTAAAGATTTTGCCAAAAAGAAATTTCCAGACAGCAAGTCAGACCTGTTTGCCATGTTTATTGAACGTGGTTTTAACTGGTGTAAGGACAGTGGCTTTAACAGCATGGTGACCATGCAAAGCTGGATGTTTTTATCCTCTTACGAAGCGATGCGTGAAAAGCTATTAAAGGATCGAACATTGTCTAATATGGTGCATATGGGTAATGGGGTAATGGGTATTGCTTTCGGTACAGCTGCAACTGTGATGTTGAATAAGCATATTAGTGATTATGAAGGTAGCTTTTCTTATTGTGAAAATGATGATGTAAATGAAGATGGGGTTCCCGAAAGTTTCCCTGTACAGAATGAGCGACTAAAAACAGCAAAACCAGATGATTTTAAGAAAATTCCAGGTAGTCCAATAGCTTATTGGATAAGTTTAAAATTTAATAATTGTTTTGAAAAATTACCTCTCATTTCAAACGAAGCTTCAGCAGTATGTGGTATGACAACTGGAGAAAATGCACTTTATGTAAGGGAATGGAGCGAAATAGATTTTCAAAAGTTTGGAAAAGAATTTCTATCATCTAATGATGCGATGGCATCTCAATTGAAATGGTTTCCATATGCAAAAGGTGGAAGTTATAGAAAATGGTATGGGAATGCTGAAAATGTTGTGAATTGGGAAAAAGATGGACAAGAAATTATAGCTTCAGGTAGAGCATACCCTCGTGCTAGATCTCGTTATTTTAAACCATCTGTTTCGTGGTCTTTCATCTCTTCATCATATTTTGGTGCACGCCAGCAACCAAATGGTTTCATTTTTGATATGGCTGGGTGCTCACTTTTTCCACAAGATGAAAAAAATTTAGCTTTTTATACTGCATTGTTGTGCTCTAAATCGGCATCAGCTTTTCTTAAAATCATAAATCCTACGTTAAATTATCAAGTGAATAATGTTGGCTCTATTCCGGTACCTAAAAATATTGATACTAAGTTGGTATCAGAAATTTCAACCAAATGTGTACTAATTGCTAAAACTGATTGGGACTCTTATGAAACCTCATGGGATTTTACTCAAAACCCAATCCTTCGTACTCAACAGCCAAACCTAGAACAAGCTTTTAACACCTGGCAGCAACAAAATGCTGACGCCGTGGCTGAAATGAAACGTCTGGAAGAAGAAAACAACAAGCTGTTTATTGATGCTTATGGATTACAGGATGAACTGACACCAGATGTACCTGATGAGCAAATTACGCTTACCCGTGCTGACCGTGAAAAAGACAGCCAACGTTTAGTGTCTTATGCCCTTGGCTGCATGATGGGACGTTATAGTCTAGATGAAGCAGGTCTAATCTATGCCCATGCAGGTAATCAAAACTTTGATGCCAGTCGTTATAGAACATTCCCAGCCGATGCGGACGGTATTATTCCACTCACCGAAATGCACTGGTTTGAAGATGATGCAACACATCGTATCCAAGAGTTTTTAACTGCGGTTTGGGGCAAAGACACGCTGGATGCCAATATGCTGTGGCTGGCAGAAAGCTTGGATAAAAAAGCAAGTGAAACAGCAGAAGATACGATCCGCCGTTACCTCGCCAGCAAGTTCTATAAAGACCACATGCAGACCTATAAAAAGCGCCCAATCTACTGGTTATTCAGCAGTGGTAAACAGGGTGCTTTCCAGGCGTTAGTGTACTTGCACCGCTATAATGAAAGCACTTTGGCACGTATGCGTACTGAATACGTTATGCCACTCATTTCCAAAATGGCAGCCTATGCTAACTCTCTGGAAACTGACAAAGAAAATAGTGACTCTGCGGCTGAAATCAAACGTATTGAGAAAAAACTGCAAGACTTGCATAAGCAACAGGCTGAACTGAGTAGCTTTGAAGAAAAATTACGTCACTATGCCGATCAGCGTATTTCACTGGATCTAGATGATGGGGTAAAGGTGAATTATGGCAAGTTTGGGGACTTGTTGGCTAATGTGAAGGACATTACTGGAGATAAGTCTCAATGA
- the brxC gene encoding BREX system P-loop protein BrxC yields the protein MNIKELFYKPLDRAINGVVKADQNDNTTVYQELDEYVVTNELEKHFRDFFQSYGTDLSDPSIANRVGVWISGFFGSGKSHFLKTLSYILANKVVRDAEGNERSAAEFFDESKIRDAFIRADIGKAVSHHADVILFNIDSKASSNDDGNPILNVFLRVFNEYQGFSADHPHIAHMERHLSQKGVYERFKQAFEESSGMSWLEERDGYQFYQDDVETAISQALNLSAEAAHKWFEDSEQTFSVSVENFCQWVKEYLDSKGPQQRMLFLVDEVGQFIGSDTRLMLTLQTITENLGTICKGRAWIIVTSQADIDAVLGEMSSSKANDFSKIAGRFKTRLSLSSSNTDEVIQKRLLRKTPEAESLLRSVFEQKGDILKNQITFDRSGPTLKNYEGPDSFIHNYPFAPYHFQLVQKVFEEIRKVGATGAHLAYGERSMLDAFQMAANAIATDEVGALVPFHRFYTSVEGFLDTAVKRTIDQAGQNKTLDGFDVQMLRTLFMIRYVDIIKGTLDNLVTLSIEKIDEDKLALRKRIEESLQRLEKESLITRNGDEFLFLTNEERDITRKIKATDLAASEENKELANLIFKDLLRDQNKYRHQANKMDYQIGRFLDGHSLDGKYESDLKVEIISPLDTEYNLYTEAYCIGKSTQAEGQVLFKLADDKQFFNELRTWLKTNKFIRLNDDGTQSDISRILADRGRENQERKKRLRARVEEMLLDAESYALGQHLQLSSSSPTTKLDEACRYLLENTYTKLSYLQVYQQDAWRELNAVLTVDDMAQLGLSLDGGQSNPKALQDVEQYISLRATGTERILVSDVVDRFAKRPYGWPDAEILLLVGQLAAMGRISLQLNGGSLQLKDAFEPLQNSRRRRDVSIIKKRQTDDQVLKQARQLTQDLFSAMGPATEKELFEFYTQHFKNWLGNFKSYKSKTDVGQFPGKKVIEKSILTLERLLANSDSFDFFKAVVENKDDYLDLEEDYRDIHEFFTNQMPSWQQLQQALRHFEKNKQALGSDEVAKKALSELHRISTLESPYGLLNKVADLVRTVESVNERLLSEKRSQAIEHIDDKIKQLEAEIKNSGIATAELSNKLLRPLQLLKTDIEVETSLSTIYMLQTQTSVERFDEALYELESEVQVEIQRQAKAAQMAQSKAESVTNTTTTSSPATSAPAASPVQPAIAVVPPKPVVEVDVASIYSKSSSSVYLETEESVDQFVDALKAELKKIVSDKKRVRIR from the coding sequence ATGAACATTAAAGAGCTTTTTTACAAGCCATTAGATCGTGCGATTAACGGGGTCGTAAAAGCAGACCAGAATGACAATACTACGGTTTATCAGGAACTCGATGAGTATGTGGTCACCAATGAACTGGAAAAGCATTTTCGGGACTTTTTCCAGTCTTATGGCACAGACCTGAGCGATCCTTCGATTGCCAACCGTGTCGGCGTATGGATTTCGGGCTTCTTTGGTTCAGGTAAATCACATTTCCTGAAAACCTTGTCGTATATTCTGGCCAATAAAGTGGTACGCGATGCGGAAGGTAACGAGCGTAGCGCCGCAGAATTCTTTGATGAAAGCAAAATTCGTGATGCGTTTATCCGTGCGGATATTGGCAAGGCCGTCAGCCATCATGCCGATGTCATCCTGTTTAACATCGACAGTAAAGCCAGCTCCAATGATGATGGCAATCCGATCCTGAATGTGTTTTTACGTGTGTTTAACGAGTATCAGGGGTTTAGCGCGGATCATCCACATATTGCCCATATGGAACGTCACCTGAGCCAGAAAGGTGTCTACGAACGCTTTAAACAGGCGTTTGAGGAATCCAGTGGCATGTCCTGGCTAGAGGAGCGTGACGGTTATCAGTTCTATCAGGATGATGTCGAAACTGCGATTTCTCAGGCACTGAATCTATCAGCAGAAGCAGCGCATAAATGGTTTGAGGATTCTGAGCAGACCTTTAGTGTTTCGGTCGAAAACTTCTGTCAGTGGGTGAAAGAATACCTGGACAGCAAAGGACCCCAGCAACGCATGTTATTCTTGGTCGATGAAGTGGGGCAGTTTATTGGCAGCGATACCCGCTTGATGCTGACATTGCAAACCATTACTGAAAACCTAGGTACGATCTGTAAAGGCCGCGCTTGGATTATCGTGACCTCACAGGCAGACATCGATGCTGTTTTAGGTGAGATGTCTTCTTCCAAAGCCAATGACTTCTCCAAGATTGCTGGGCGTTTTAAAACCCGTTTATCACTGTCCAGTTCCAATACCGATGAAGTCATCCAGAAACGTTTATTACGTAAAACCCCAGAAGCAGAATCATTGCTCAGATCGGTGTTTGAGCAAAAGGGCGATATCTTAAAAAATCAGATTACCTTTGACCGTTCAGGCCCAACCCTCAAGAACTATGAGGGGCCAGACAGCTTTATTCATAACTATCCTTTTGCGCCGTACCATTTCCAGCTGGTGCAAAAAGTATTTGAAGAAATCCGTAAAGTCGGTGCGACCGGTGCACACCTGGCCTATGGTGAACGGTCCATGCTAGATGCGTTCCAGATGGCCGCGAATGCGATTGCCACAGATGAAGTCGGGGCACTGGTTCCTTTCCACCGCTTCTATACTTCAGTGGAAGGCTTCCTGGATACAGCAGTGAAGCGTACCATCGACCAGGCAGGGCAGAATAAGACCCTGGATGGTTTTGATGTGCAGATGCTGCGTACCCTGTTCATGATCCGCTATGTCGATATCATCAAAGGTACGCTGGATAACCTGGTGACTTTGTCGATTGAGAAAATTGATGAAGATAAGCTGGCATTGCGCAAGCGGATTGAAGAGAGCCTGCAGCGTCTGGAAAAAGAAAGCCTGATTACGAGGAATGGCGATGAGTTCCTGTTCCTGACTAATGAAGAGCGCGATATCACCCGTAAAATTAAAGCCACTGACTTAGCAGCTTCAGAAGAAAATAAAGAGTTAGCCAACCTGATCTTTAAAGATTTACTGCGCGATCAGAACAAATACCGCCATCAAGCCAACAAGATGGACTATCAGATTGGTCGTTTTCTGGATGGTCATAGCCTGGATGGCAAGTATGAGAGCGATTTGAAAGTTGAAATCATTTCTCCGCTGGATACGGAATACAACCTCTATACTGAAGCTTACTGTATTGGTAAAAGTACTCAGGCCGAAGGACAAGTCCTGTTTAAACTGGCAGACGATAAACAGTTCTTTAATGAACTGCGCACCTGGCTGAAAACCAATAAATTTATTCGGTTAAATGATGATGGCACTCAGTCCGATATCAGCCGTATCCTGGCAGACCGTGGCCGTGAGAACCAGGAGCGTAAAAAACGCCTGCGTGCCCGGGTCGAAGAAATGTTGCTGGACGCGGAAAGTTATGCCTTGGGTCAACACCTACAACTTTCATCTTCAAGTCCAACCACCAAGCTGGATGAGGCTTGTCGTTATTTGCTGGAAAACACTTATACCAAACTGAGCTATCTGCAAGTCTATCAGCAGGATGCCTGGCGTGAACTGAACGCTGTTTTGACTGTGGATGATATGGCGCAGTTAGGCCTGTCACTGGATGGTGGGCAGAGCAATCCGAAAGCCCTACAGGATGTCGAACAGTACATCTCGCTGCGTGCAACGGGTACCGAACGTATTCTGGTGTCAGATGTGGTGGATCGTTTTGCCAAACGTCCTTATGGCTGGCCAGATGCCGAAATTTTACTATTGGTGGGTCAGCTGGCTGCGATGGGGCGGATTTCTCTGCAGTTAAATGGCGGCAGCTTACAGTTGAAAGATGCCTTTGAGCCTTTACAAAACAGCCGCCGTCGCCGTGATGTGTCGATCATTAAAAAACGCCAGACTGATGATCAGGTCTTGAAACAGGCACGCCAACTCACCCAAGACCTATTCTCGGCCATGGGACCAGCGACAGAAAAAGAGCTGTTTGAATTCTATACCCAGCATTTTAAAAACTGGTTAGGTAACTTTAAGTCGTATAAGAGTAAAACTGATGTCGGGCAGTTCCCGGGCAAGAAAGTGATTGAAAAATCGATTCTGACTTTGGAACGTCTGCTGGCGAATAGCGACAGCTTCGATTTCTTTAAAGCCGTGGTTGAGAACAAGGACGACTATCTGGATCTGGAAGAAGACTATCGTGACATTCACGAGTTCTTCACTAACCAAATGCCAAGCTGGCAACAACTGCAGCAAGCCTTACGTCATTTTGAGAAAAACAAACAGGCACTGGGCAGTGATGAGGTGGCAAAAAAAGCCCTCTCCGAATTACACCGTATTTCCACCCTTGAATCGCCCTATGGCCTGTTAAATAAAGTGGCTGATTTGGTTCGCACTGTGGAAAGCGTCAATGAGCGACTGTTGAGTGAGAAGCGCAGTCAGGCGATAGAACACATTGATGACAAGATCAAGCAGCTGGAAGCCGAGATTAAAAACAGTGGTATTGCCACCGCTGAGCTGAGTAACAAGCTATTACGCCCACTACAACTGCTGAAAACGGATATTGAAGTGGAAACTAGCCTGTCCACCATCTATATGCTGCAAACCCAAACCAGCGTCGAGCGTTTTGATGAAGCCTTGTATGAGCTGGAGAGTGAAGTTCAGGTGGAAATCCAGCGTCAGGCCAAAGCGGCACAAATGGCTCAGAGCAAAGCTGAGAGTGTAACCAACACTACAACCACCTCCAGCCCAGCTACATCAGCACCTGCTGCGAGTCCGGTACAGCCTGCGATAGCCGTAGTGCCACCGAAACCGGTAGTCGAAGTCGATGTCGCCAGCATTTACAGCAAAAGCTCAAGTAGTGTCTACCTGGAAACAGAAGAATCAGTGGATCAGTTTGTAGACGCACTCAAAGCTGAACTGAAAAAAATCGTGAGTGATAAAAAGCGTGTGCGTATCCGCTAA
- a CDS encoding DUF1788 domain-containing protein codes for MSQTIHERLNQIPERILSTEFLTGQGLGNEIGFWIFDYAPEDELKVREYLHFLDGMLEKKHSQLKVVNINLLQAVVDYLAERNFIDKAIQMQKAKGDEALLKALKGPLHMDKFAPYLVSKYATNAQDIVLMTGVGSVWPLLRAHHLLNSLHSLLGHKPVVLFYPGYYDGQAMSLFGKIPSNNYYRAFRLVP; via the coding sequence ATGAGTCAAACAATACATGAGCGTCTGAACCAGATTCCAGAGCGAATTCTTTCCACTGAGTTTCTCACTGGACAAGGATTGGGCAATGAAATTGGCTTCTGGATTTTTGATTATGCACCTGAAGATGAGTTGAAGGTGCGCGAATATCTGCATTTTCTAGACGGGATGCTGGAGAAAAAACACAGTCAGCTGAAGGTGGTGAATATCAACCTGCTGCAAGCCGTGGTGGATTATCTGGCTGAGCGTAACTTCATCGATAAAGCCATTCAAATGCAAAAAGCCAAAGGCGATGAAGCGCTGCTCAAAGCCTTAAAGGGCCCACTGCATATGGATAAGTTCGCGCCCTATCTGGTGAGTAAATATGCCACCAATGCGCAAGATATTGTGTTGATGACTGGGGTTGGGTCGGTTTGGCCACTGTTACGTGCCCATCACTTATTGAACAGTTTGCATTCGTTACTGGGGCATAAGCCAGTGGTGCTGTTTTACCCAGGTTATTACGACGGTCAAGCGATGAGTTTATTTGGAAAAATTCCAAGCAATAATTACTACAGAGCATTCAGATTAGTGCCTTAA
- a CDS encoding DUF1819 family protein, translating to MLEQFHYDSDLIGGSLMVRESRLIADLLLREATTEQWHQAIQVDNILQKRTAASAQRNATAIRKRLERLEPDFWKALRDGDDELATQVAFCGALERNLLLLEFMETVMRDAYISQAQYLDSYIWSDFLDERSQRDPDICDWKESSKKKMGQVVFRMLAEAGYLKSTRKLELQRVIVRAELRSLLEEHYKQRIKRSMEVSVWTR from the coding sequence ATGTTAGAGCAATTTCATTATGACAGTGACCTGATTGGTGGTTCACTGATGGTGCGTGAAAGTCGGTTAATCGCGGATCTGTTATTGCGTGAGGCCACAACAGAGCAATGGCATCAGGCGATTCAGGTGGACAATATTCTGCAAAAAAGAACTGCGGCTTCGGCGCAACGCAATGCCACCGCTATTCGCAAGCGCCTGGAGCGTTTAGAACCTGATTTCTGGAAAGCTTTGCGTGATGGCGATGATGAGCTGGCGACCCAGGTGGCTTTTTGTGGCGCACTGGAACGCAACCTGTTGCTGCTTGAGTTTATGGAAACGGTGATGAGGGATGCCTATATCTCTCAGGCGCAATACTTGGACAGTTATATCTGGTCAGATTTTTTGGATGAACGCTCACAACGTGATCCGGATATCTGTGATTGGAAAGAGTCCAGCAAGAAAAAAATGGGGCAGGTGGTGTTTCGCATGCTGGCAGAAGCCGGTTACTTAAAAAGTACCCGTAAGCTGGAGTTGCAGCGCGTGATCGTCAGAGCAGAGCTGCGTAGCCTGTTGGAAGAACATTATAAACAACGCATTAAAAGATCTATGGAAGTGTCGGTATGGACGCGTTAG
- a CDS encoding WYL domain-containing protein has translation MTTDKHEVLLRMRAIELLAYWEGRLVTNRLMSWFGLSRQQASADIKRYNTLYNPDALIHDPSVKGYVPKASFQPVLTTAHINEYLNMLSGLVSESHTLIATPEPNLAAVQLPDRSVRPEVIREVLRACRNQNTLKMIYASMQNPQWHERIISPHTLVYTGFRWHVRAYCHQSKQFKDFLLSRIDRTPVVVAIESVDPAQDQQWHEEIVLTLIPNPKLNEAQKALVEKDFGMPDGRLQISVKKALAHYTLQRYQAAITLAEADDALKYPLVLQRSDIEKLSSYLFDQAS, from the coding sequence ATGACGACAGATAAGCATGAAGTGCTTCTTCGAATGCGAGCGATCGAGCTGCTTGCATACTGGGAAGGTCGTTTGGTTACCAATCGTTTGATGAGCTGGTTTGGACTTAGTCGACAGCAGGCTTCTGCGGATATCAAGCGCTATAATACGCTGTATAACCCCGATGCCTTGATTCATGATCCATCGGTCAAGGGTTATGTGCCTAAGGCCAGCTTCCAGCCTGTACTGACTACAGCGCATATCAATGAATATCTCAATATGCTGTCAGGTTTGGTTAGTGAATCGCATACCCTGATTGCGACACCAGAACCGAATCTTGCAGCAGTTCAATTACCTGATCGCAGTGTACGTCCTGAAGTGATTCGGGAAGTTTTGCGTGCCTGCCGAAACCAAAACACTTTAAAAATGATTTATGCCTCGATGCAGAATCCGCAGTGGCATGAACGCATCATTTCCCCACACACCCTGGTGTATACCGGTTTTCGCTGGCATGTCCGTGCCTATTGCCATCAGAGCAAGCAGTTTAAGGACTTTTTACTCTCCAGAATTGATCGCACACCTGTTGTGGTAGCGATTGAGTCAGTAGACCCTGCTCAGGATCAGCAATGGCATGAAGAAATTGTACTGACGCTGATCCCTAATCCAAAATTGAATGAAGCTCAAAAAGCGCTGGTCGAAAAAGACTTCGGCATGCCTGATGGCAGATTACAGATTTCGGTCAAAAAAGCCCTGGCTCACTATACTTTGCAGCGATATCAGGCCGCGATCACGCTGGCTGAGGCGGATGATGCCTTGAAATATCCCTTGGTACTACAACGCTCAGATATCGAAAAGCTGTCGTCTTATCTGTTTGATCAGGCCTCATAG
- a CDS encoding DUF4236 domain-containing protein, with translation MGFRFRKSIKILPGLKINLTHKGISSASIGKPGASLNIGKKGTRTSVGIPGTGLSYSKHHPHTNRPNTPQNASEQPPPLNNPGMQTSRSTVWLWIAFGVLCFIVGAIVF, from the coding sequence ATGGGCTTTAGATTTCGCAAGAGCATTAAAATCTTACCGGGTTTAAAAATTAATCTGACGCATAAGGGCATCAGCAGTGCGAGCATTGGCAAACCCGGTGCTTCTTTAAATATTGGTAAAAAAGGCACCCGAACCAGCGTGGGCATTCCCGGAACAGGACTTTCTTATTCCAAGCATCATCCTCATACAAACAGGCCGAATACTCCACAGAACGCCTCTGAGCAACCACCGCCATTGAATAACCCAGGTATGCAGACATCCAGATCAACTGTCTGGCTCTGGATCGCTTTTGGGGTGTTGTGTTTTATTGTTGGAGCAATCGTCTTTTAG
- a CDS encoding Fic/DOC family protein, producing the protein MFFDDALHYYLTEEDFYDDPFCDENGVLINNLGISNTKDLNEAEKALSALQNTRLQENISVFLGNFDLQHLQNIHHQLFMDVYPWAGQLRRVNTYKGECIFLRYNSIAPLSDLLFSCLNNNFNHLINNKENIDLVCSFLARFFVVLNYIHPFREGNGRSQRFMLGQILFKLGYTIDWTTVSSDAMNQAVIAGWKEGNFKLTEKMIKLNIQRLEVS; encoded by the coding sequence ATGTTTTTTGATGATGCACTACATTATTATCTGACGGAAGAAGATTTTTATGATGATCCATTCTGTGATGAAAATGGTGTTTTGATCAACAATCTTGGTATTTCTAATACCAAAGACCTGAATGAGGCAGAGAAAGCGCTAAGTGCCTTACAAAATACAAGGTTACAGGAAAATATCTCTGTTTTTCTAGGCAATTTTGATTTACAGCACTTACAAAATATACATCATCAATTATTTATGGATGTCTACCCATGGGCTGGCCAATTAAGACGCGTGAATACCTATAAAGGTGAATGTATCTTTCTCCGTTACAATAGCATAGCTCCTTTATCAGATCTGCTGTTTTCATGCCTCAATAATAACTTTAACCATTTGATTAATAATAAAGAAAATATAGATTTGGTCTGTAGTTTTTTAGCCAGATTTTTTGTTGTTTTAAATTATATTCATCCATTTAGAGAAGGTAATGGTCGCTCACAACGTTTCATGCTAGGCCAGATACTATTTAAGTTAGGTTATACGATCGATTGGACCACTGTGAGTTCAGATGCTATGAATCAAGCAGTGATCGCAGGATGGAAAGAAGGTAACTTTAAGCTCACTGAAAAAATGATTAAACTTAATATTCAAAGATTAGAAGTAAGTTGA